One Sediminibacillus dalangtanensis genomic region harbors:
- a CDS encoding ABC transporter permease, producing MKFKDQFQFVRQNMGKNKVRVFMTMLATAIGCAFLIVLASVGFGLHDSLIQNTMQDRAVTEIQVHGKEVDGSYQSLTDGDIDYFESISGVKAVTRNKRLQQSPVFSIDDYQIQTEAMTTDFPSELEAGLELSEGRLPEKDNEIVIGYDFVSNLKKNTVSDEELTNEQGEIKEEYQYDGDLIGKEIEMKVIQIEDNEEKSHTIPLTVTGITEAPTREWFQDQSVYISESVLKEVEQFTGTDRGMVTTPGQEDLSTGQQQEDFYDQVTIYAENMEVVQAISDELENKNYASYSVVSEIEQINMIFTIIKTGLIIVGTIAVLIASIGIYNTMTMAVTERAPDIGIMKAIGAKPKTIKRIFILESGMIGLAGAIIGTAVAYIVSMAVNFALPLILESISKEELPPELRFSMIPWSLVLIAASICLLVTVLSGLRPAKRATQIDVLKAMRREV from the coding sequence ATGAAATTTAAGGATCAGTTCCAATTTGTCAGACAAAATATGGGGAAAAACAAAGTCCGGGTATTCATGACAATGCTGGCCACGGCTATCGGATGTGCTTTTCTGATCGTGCTGGCCTCTGTGGGCTTCGGCCTTCATGATTCCTTGATACAAAATACTATGCAAGATCGAGCTGTGACAGAAATTCAGGTACACGGTAAGGAAGTTGATGGATCTTATCAATCGTTGACGGATGGGGATATTGATTATTTTGAATCGATCAGCGGTGTCAAGGCAGTAACAAGAAATAAAAGACTCCAACAGTCACCCGTTTTCTCGATTGATGACTATCAAATTCAGACGGAGGCAATGACAACCGACTTTCCATCTGAATTGGAGGCCGGCCTCGAATTGTCAGAAGGCAGGCTTCCTGAAAAAGACAACGAAATTGTTATCGGCTATGATTTCGTCTCCAATCTCAAGAAAAACACAGTAAGTGACGAAGAGCTTACTAATGAGCAAGGTGAGATCAAAGAAGAATACCAGTACGATGGGGACCTGATTGGTAAAGAAATCGAGATGAAAGTGATTCAAATTGAAGACAATGAGGAAAAATCCCATACGATTCCTTTAACGGTTACAGGGATTACCGAAGCCCCTACCAGAGAATGGTTTCAGGATCAGAGTGTATATATATCTGAATCGGTACTAAAAGAAGTAGAACAATTTACCGGGACGGATCGGGGAATGGTTACCACACCTGGTCAAGAAGATTTATCTACCGGTCAGCAACAAGAAGATTTCTATGATCAGGTGACCATTTATGCTGAAAATATGGAAGTGGTACAAGCCATTTCCGATGAATTGGAAAACAAGAACTATGCTTCCTATTCCGTGGTTAGCGAAATCGAGCAAATCAACATGATATTTACCATCATCAAAACAGGACTCATCATCGTCGGTACGATCGCTGTGTTGATTGCATCCATCGGCATCTACAACACGATGACCATGGCTGTAACCGAACGGGCACCCGACATCGGAATCATGAAAGCGATCGGGGCCAAACCGAAAACGATTAAACGGATATTTATATTGGAAAGCGGTATGATCGGATTGGCCGGAGCTATTATCGGTACAGCTGTCGCCTATATCGTTAGTATGGCTGTGAACTTTGCGCTTCCTTTGATTCTCGAAAGTATCTCCAAGGAGGAACTGCCACCCGAACTGCGCTTTTCCATGATTCCATGGTCGCTTGTCCTAATTGCTGCAAGCATCTGCTTGTTGGTCACGGTTTTATCCGGTTTACGTCCAGCAAAACGTGCAACCCAAATTGATGTATTAAAAGCAATGCGTCGCGAGGTATAA
- a CDS encoding ABC transporter ATP-binding protein has translation MITVKNLYHHFELGKKGNKTTLSVLQDISFQVKEKEIVAIKGRSGSGKSTLLHLISGFIRPVHGEIWIDGTKVTNLNETDFAAFRLQHVGFIFQNFQLIPSMTAYQNVELPLILGGMALENRKKIVEDTLRKVGLENHGEHYPSELSGGQQQRVSIARALVLNPPLILADEPTGSLDSETEENLLELIQQLNEEMGITFLIITHDEQVARIGNRTIEIADGALVEGGVTHEI, from the coding sequence GTGATAACCGTAAAAAACTTATATCATCACTTCGAACTTGGCAAAAAAGGGAATAAAACAACCCTTTCCGTATTACAGGATATTTCCTTTCAGGTAAAGGAAAAAGAAATCGTAGCCATCAAAGGAAGGAGCGGCTCTGGCAAGTCAACACTGCTTCATTTAATCAGCGGCTTCATCCGCCCCGTCCATGGAGAAATTTGGATTGACGGCACCAAAGTAACCAATTTGAATGAGACTGATTTTGCCGCTTTCCGTTTACAGCACGTTGGATTCATCTTCCAAAACTTTCAACTGATTCCGAGTATGACGGCTTATCAAAACGTAGAGCTACCGTTGATCCTGGGTGGCATGGCACTAGAAAACCGAAAAAAAATCGTCGAAGATACATTGCGCAAAGTAGGATTGGAAAACCACGGTGAACATTACCCCAGCGAACTATCCGGAGGACAGCAGCAGCGAGTGAGTATCGCCAGGGCACTTGTGTTGAATCCGCCGCTCATATTGGCCGATGAACCAACCGGAAGCCTCGACAGCGAAACAGAAGAGAATCTGTTGGAACTAATTCAACAGCTAAACGAAGAGATGGGCATCACCTTTCTGATTATCACCCATGATGAGCAAGTTGCCCGGATCGGTAATCGAACAATCGAAATTGCCGACGGGGCATTGGTGGAAGGAGGCGTTACCCATGAAATTTAA
- a CDS encoding putative holin-like toxin: protein METFEVFMVMFSFGTFLIALFTLVIKLTNKK from the coding sequence GTGGAAACGTTTGAGGTGTTCATGGTTATGTTTTCGTTTGGAACTTTTCTCATTGCGTTGTTCACATTGGTGATTAAATTGACCAATAAAAAATAG
- a CDS encoding YfhE family protein: MAKKTQYQPIKGEGVQLSDAQEVRYAKEFKQADIAGGYRRERVKEAKSENPDLLK; this comes from the coding sequence ATGGCGAAAAAAACGCAGTATCAGCCTATTAAAGGAGAAGGGGTACAGTTGTCGGATGCACAGGAAGTGCGATATGCAAAAGAATTCAAGCAGGCTGACATAGCCGGTGGCTATCGACGGGAAAGAGTAAAAGAAGCAAAAAGTGAAAATCCTGACTTGTTGAAATAA
- the argS gene encoding arginine--tRNA ligase: MKIKEQFAGDLEKQFGEYLDRNSIFHLIEVPKQPEHGDLAFPCYTLAGKMHRNPALIAQKAANELENNDYERVEAVGAYLNVFLNKQQTANDILKKIIQEKQNYGNSQGGLGEVVAIDMSSPNIAKPFSLGHLRSTVIGHSLALIAEKCGYKTVRINHLGDWGTQFGKLIAAYKKWGSEEKVKQNTIKELLALYIRFHEEVEHSPELEEEGRFWFKQLEEGDADALALWKWFRAASLQEFDEIYKLLGVSFDSTNGEAFFNDKMQRIVDILTEKELLTESEGAMVVDLSEDNLPPCLIKKSDGATLYATRDLAAAVYRKETYQFAKSIYVVGNEQNLHFQQLKAVLRKMDYSWWEDIRHVSFGMILKEGKKMSTRKGKVVLLEDILQEAIELAKTNIEEKNPGLADKQSVAETVGVGAVIFHDLKNHRHNDIDFSLEDMLRVEGETGPYVQYTFARACSLLRKGGYQPAAEELIGCDQEAWPVVKRLDAFPTVIHRAAELDDSSEIAKYVVDLAQAFNKYYAGTRILEEGKWKGQRLALTFAVSVVLKEGLRLLGIHAPEEM, from the coding sequence ATGAAGATAAAGGAACAATTTGCTGGGGATTTGGAAAAACAATTCGGGGAATACCTTGACCGGAACAGCATCTTTCATCTGATTGAAGTACCGAAACAACCAGAGCATGGTGATTTGGCGTTCCCTTGTTATACACTGGCTGGAAAGATGCACAGAAATCCGGCATTGATTGCCCAAAAAGCAGCAAATGAGTTAGAAAACAACGACTATGAAAGAGTAGAAGCTGTAGGGGCCTATTTGAATGTATTTCTTAATAAGCAACAGACAGCCAATGACATTTTGAAAAAGATCATCCAAGAGAAGCAAAACTATGGAAACAGCCAGGGTGGTCTGGGAGAGGTTGTTGCCATTGATATGTCGTCACCCAATATCGCCAAACCATTTTCCCTTGGTCATCTGCGCTCTACTGTCATCGGCCATTCGTTGGCCCTGATAGCGGAAAAATGCGGGTACAAGACAGTGCGAATCAATCATCTGGGGGATTGGGGAACACAGTTTGGCAAATTGATTGCTGCCTACAAAAAATGGGGCAGTGAAGAAAAGGTGAAGCAAAACACGATAAAAGAGCTGCTAGCCCTTTATATCCGTTTTCATGAAGAAGTAGAACATTCTCCTGAACTAGAGGAAGAGGGGCGCTTTTGGTTTAAACAACTGGAAGAAGGGGATGCGGATGCGTTAGCGTTATGGAAATGGTTCCGTGCAGCATCCTTGCAGGAATTTGATGAAATTTATAAGCTGCTCGGTGTTTCGTTTGACTCGACCAACGGGGAAGCCTTTTTCAATGACAAAATGCAGCGTATTGTCGATATATTGACAGAGAAGGAGCTGCTGACCGAATCAGAAGGAGCGATGGTGGTGGATTTAAGTGAAGACAACCTGCCTCCATGCCTCATTAAAAAGTCTGATGGAGCAACGCTTTATGCCACAAGGGATTTGGCAGCTGCCGTTTATCGCAAGGAAACCTATCAATTTGCCAAGTCTATCTATGTGGTCGGCAACGAGCAAAATTTACATTTTCAGCAACTCAAAGCTGTTTTGCGTAAAATGGATTATTCCTGGTGGGAGGATATCCGGCATGTTTCTTTTGGAATGATCCTGAAAGAAGGGAAAAAGATGTCGACACGAAAAGGGAAAGTTGTCCTTTTAGAAGATATCTTACAGGAAGCGATTGAGTTGGCAAAAACCAATATAGAGGAAAAAAACCCCGGGCTTGCTGATAAGCAATCGGTTGCTGAGACTGTCGGAGTCGGAGCGGTTATTTTTCATGATCTAAAGAACCACCGTCATAATGACATCGACTTCTCTTTGGAGGATATGCTTCGAGTGGAAGGAGAAACAGGCCCTTATGTACAGTACACATTTGCGAGAGCTTGCTCTCTATTGCGTAAAGGAGGGTATCAACCGGCTGCGGAAGAGCTGATCGGGTGTGACCAGGAAGCATGGCCAGTCGTGAAACGATTGGACGCTTTTCCGACGGTGATCCACCGGGCGGCAGAACTGGATGATTCATCCGAAATAGCAAAATACGTCGTCGACCTTGCCCAGGCTTTCAACAAATATTACGCTGGTACGCGGATCCTGGAGGAAGGGAAATGGAAAGGGCAACGTTTAGCGCTTACTTTTGCGGTGTCCGTTGTCTTAAAAGAAGGCTTGCGTTTGCTCGGTATCCACGCCCCCGAAGAAATGTAG
- a CDS encoding cupin domain-containing protein, with amino-acid sequence MTRDRISTFLFSDDGKIPNNSTLPLVVYPEVLLDRVVDCEMIFNGNNWLNSWTGGVFDYHHFHSNTHEVLGIISGKALIAFGGEQGREIPVAAGDVVVIPAGVGHKKVEASSDFSVVGAYPDGATHDLLTGKPEEREQALENIAEVPVPDLDPVFAEDGPLLALWTKG; translated from the coding sequence ATGACTAGAGATAGGATTTCCACTTTTTTGTTTTCGGATGACGGAAAGATCCCGAACAACTCCACCCTTCCGTTAGTGGTGTATCCGGAAGTGTTATTGGACCGGGTAGTCGATTGTGAAATGATCTTTAACGGGAACAATTGGCTTAACAGCTGGACTGGCGGAGTGTTCGATTACCATCACTTCCACAGCAATACCCACGAAGTACTCGGCATTATCAGCGGCAAGGCGCTGATTGCGTTTGGCGGTGAACAGGGGAGGGAAATCCCTGTTGCAGCCGGCGATGTAGTCGTGATCCCTGCAGGTGTCGGCCACAAAAAAGTCGAAGCAAGTTCCGATTTCAGTGTGGTAGGCGCATACCCTGATGGGGCTACGCATGATTTACTGACCGGCAAACCAGAGGAAAGGGAGCAAGCACTCGAAAATATCGCAGAAGTTCCTGTCCCGGACCTGGATCCAGTGTTTGCAGAAGACGGGCCGCTGTTGGCATTATGGACAAAAGGTTAA
- a CDS encoding DUF2935 domain-containing protein, translating into MGDFIESAMFEHRFWLQVLGDHARFIRDSLYPSERKDVELAKRFVNRFDTLLEETETITHSNVIAFTKQAESAVDEMKGFKLSIIERHLTGKIGIHLTPTFINHMVNELEEYQLVIRYLKQGESPPIFHELHHHLIWLLDASGHAGAINDELDGVEKRLKKKSKDFSKHFDQFYIKAVELTGYLRTNLESFPALNRFNSDVQIEINLFKTFLHELEEMELSETVLGTFSGLMADHMYREECYYLMKLAESTQSAPPDCDPTSPRLKDPH; encoded by the coding sequence ATGGGCGATTTTATTGAAAGTGCCATGTTTGAACATCGGTTCTGGCTACAGGTTTTGGGAGATCACGCACGCTTTATCCGTGATTCCCTGTACCCATCGGAGAGAAAGGATGTCGAGTTGGCCAAACGTTTCGTCAACCGATTTGACACGCTGCTAGAAGAAACGGAAACGATTACTCATTCAAATGTGATTGCCTTTACCAAACAGGCAGAGTCCGCCGTGGATGAGATGAAGGGTTTCAAGCTGTCAATCATTGAACGTCATTTAACCGGAAAAATCGGTATCCATTTGACTCCTACGTTTATCAATCATATGGTCAACGAGTTGGAAGAATACCAGCTCGTCATCCGTTATTTAAAACAAGGGGAATCACCACCGATCTTCCATGAATTGCATCATCATTTAATCTGGCTTCTGGATGCATCCGGCCATGCCGGCGCCATTAACGACGAGCTTGATGGAGTAGAAAAGCGGCTCAAGAAAAAAAGCAAAGACTTCAGCAAGCATTTCGACCAGTTCTATATAAAAGCCGTCGAGCTTACTGGCTATCTCCGGACTAACCTGGAGTCATTCCCTGCCTTAAATCGATTTAACAGCGACGTACAAATCGAGATCAACCTGTTCAAGACGTTTTTGCATGAACTGGAAGAAATGGAGTTATCGGAAACGGTGCTCGGCACATTCTCCGGTTTAATGGCCGATCATATGTACCGGGAAGAATGCTACTACTTGATGAAACTGGCAGAATCCACCCAGTCGGCCCCTCCCGACTGTGATCCGACCTCGCCGAGACTAAAAGATCCCCATTGA
- a CDS encoding AAA family ATPase, producing the protein MPTVHLMAGIPGSGKSFFAKKLAVSNQAVYISSDDIRKQWYGNAGIQGDNSRIFDAIRRMIRNHLADGSDVVFDATNLSRRKRIHFTRNDVRGFPVVAHVLCTPYHTCLLRNQQRGRKVDEQVLNRMYKQFELPFSEEGFYRVAYYTPDLSLDCVHKQDVKRIMGEAVSYQDFFRVLNHFPGFPEIYELPHDSRLHHLSVSRHSYYLHQEVLHHYHSPAKEKLLWLSMLHDLGKGICKSFLHFKGVKRKYAHFDGHENVSAYLAIQLLKSLDYSHDFVHSTAKLISLHMLESETSKKRRKNANKLLHPEEKQILDHFTILNHQLR; encoded by the coding sequence ATGCCGACCGTTCATTTGATGGCAGGCATTCCCGGCAGCGGCAAAAGTTTTTTTGCAAAAAAACTGGCCGTATCAAATCAAGCGGTTTACATATCGAGTGATGATATACGAAAACAGTGGTACGGAAATGCCGGTATCCAGGGAGACAACAGCAGGATTTTTGATGCCATTCGAAGGATGATCCGCAACCATCTGGCAGATGGCAGCGATGTCGTTTTCGATGCCACCAATCTATCCAGAAGGAAACGGATCCATTTCACCCGTAACGACGTGCGCGGCTTCCCGGTGGTCGCCCATGTCCTTTGCACTCCTTATCATACTTGTCTGCTTAGAAACCAGCAGCGGGGACGCAAGGTGGATGAACAGGTATTGAACCGGATGTATAAACAATTCGAGTTGCCTTTTTCCGAAGAAGGATTCTACCGGGTGGCGTACTATACTCCCGATTTATCGCTTGATTGTGTCCATAAACAAGACGTCAAGCGTATCATGGGTGAAGCTGTTTCCTATCAGGATTTTTTCCGGGTGCTAAATCACTTTCCCGGATTTCCGGAAATTTACGAGCTCCCTCACGATTCCAGACTGCATCATTTATCGGTAAGCAGGCATAGTTACTACCTCCATCAAGAAGTGTTACATCATTATCACAGCCCGGCCAAGGAAAAATTGCTCTGGCTTAGTATGTTGCATGACCTTGGTAAAGGGATCTGCAAATCGTTCCTCCATTTCAAGGGAGTGAAACGGAAATACGCCCACTTTGACGGGCACGAAAACGTCAGCGCCTATCTGGCCATTCAACTATTGAAAAGCCTGGATTATTCTCATGATTTTGTTCACTCCACAGCTAAGCTTATCAGCCTGCACATGCTGGAATCCGAGACATCGAAAAAAAGACGTAAAAACGCCAATAAACTTTTGCATCCAGAAGAAAAACAAATCCTGGACCATTTCACCATCCTGAACCATCAATTGCGATAG
- a CDS encoding DUF368 domain-containing protein, which yields MEWKNIYRGLLMGASDVVPGVSGGTIAVILGIYDRLIASVNGFFSKEWKRHLGFLVPLGIGIVGAVFALANLIEWLFEHYPGPTQFFFLGLIIGVLPFLFHKAEAKKTFKVKHVILLLLGAILVASIAFFPAEEPDQIANLDFGTYVYLFFAGFIASSAMILPGISGSLILLIIGAYTTITSAISNFKLDIIFVVGAGILIGIVVMSKIIHYFMARYPSATYALVIGLVIGSVAVVFPGWPQEMPMVIVSIVTFAAGLAAAVLLGRVEYE from the coding sequence ATGGAATGGAAAAATATTTATCGAGGTTTGCTGATGGGGGCCAGTGATGTGGTTCCGGGCGTAAGCGGCGGAACGATAGCAGTAATACTGGGAATATATGATCGGCTGATCGCTTCGGTGAACGGTTTCTTCAGCAAGGAATGGAAACGGCATCTCGGCTTCCTGGTCCCTCTGGGAATTGGGATCGTCGGAGCAGTCTTTGCTCTGGCTAACCTGATTGAATGGCTGTTCGAGCATTATCCGGGCCCGACACAGTTTTTCTTTCTCGGGCTAATTATCGGTGTCCTGCCTTTCCTGTTTCATAAAGCGGAAGCGAAGAAAACTTTTAAGGTGAAGCATGTCATCCTGTTGTTGCTGGGTGCCATTCTGGTAGCGTCAATTGCCTTTTTCCCGGCCGAAGAACCGGATCAAATAGCCAATCTTGACTTCGGTACATACGTGTACTTGTTTTTTGCCGGTTTTATTGCAAGCAGTGCAATGATCCTGCCTGGTATCAGCGGGTCTTTGATTTTGCTGATAATCGGAGCCTATACGACCATCACCTCTGCTATTTCCAATTTTAAGCTGGACATTATTTTTGTGGTAGGTGCCGGAATCCTTATCGGAATCGTCGTAATGAGTAAAATCATTCATTACTTTATGGCGAGGTATCCATCAGCTACCTATGCACTGGTGATCGGGCTTGTCATCGGTTCTGTGGCGGTGGTTTTTCCCGGATGGCCGCAGGAGATGCCCATGGTGATCGTCAGTATCGTCACTTTTGCGGCCGGTCTGGCTGCAGCGGTATTGCTTGGCAGGGTTGAATACGAGTAG
- a CDS encoding thioredoxin family protein: MEEIKTHEQFQEVINSADPVIIKFYADWCPDCKRMDMFIGDILDEYNQYKWYQVNSDEVKGLAEEHEVMGIPSLLIFQNGEKLAHQHSAYTKTPEEVQEFLGQQLG; encoded by the coding sequence ATGGAAGAAATCAAAACGCACGAGCAGTTCCAGGAAGTAATCAATTCTGCGGATCCTGTCATCATTAAATTTTATGCAGATTGGTGCCCGGACTGCAAACGGATGGATATGTTTATTGGCGATATTCTTGATGAGTATAATCAATATAAATGGTATCAAGTCAATAGTGATGAAGTGAAGGGATTGGCGGAAGAGCATGAGGTAATGGGAATACCAAGCCTGTTGATCTTTCAGAATGGGGAAAAGCTTGCCCATCAACACAGCGCTTATACGAAAACACCTGAAGAAGTACAGGAGTTTCTCGGTCAGCAACTGGGTTAA
- a CDS encoding GNAT family N-acetyltransferase yields the protein MIRKAEMKDLNRIMEIVNASVEVMNRQGNYQWDHTYPLPSHYQGDIEAGDLYVVEQDGQVIGTACLSEKEHDEYPTINWRSPAKAITVKRVAVDPKSRGLGIATSLYQHAEKVAAKRGLNYIKTDTFSKNASARHLFEANGYHYLQEKYVEEKNDSLRYYDKML from the coding sequence ATGATCAGAAAAGCGGAAATGAAGGATTTAAACCGGATTATGGAAATCGTCAACGCTTCCGTTGAGGTGATGAATAGACAGGGAAATTATCAATGGGACCACACCTACCCTTTACCAAGTCATTATCAGGGTGACATCGAGGCTGGCGATTTGTATGTGGTCGAACAGGATGGACAAGTTATCGGGACGGCTTGCCTCAGTGAAAAGGAACATGACGAGTACCCAACCATCAACTGGCGAAGCCCAGCAAAGGCGATCACCGTGAAACGGGTGGCAGTCGATCCAAAGAGTCGCGGTTTGGGGATAGCCACTAGCCTATACCAGCATGCCGAGAAGGTCGCGGCAAAAAGGGGCCTGAATTACATAAAGACCGACACGTTTTCTAAAAACGCTTCCGCCCGGCATCTGTTCGAAGCAAATGGATATCACTATCTACAGGAGAAGTATGTAGAAGAAAAAAACGATTCCCTACGTTATTATGATAAAATGCTGTAA
- a CDS encoding VOC family protein has product MLALDHLIVGCANAKQQSGESSLIAVQGGTHEQWGTYNYLGYLKNACYVEWLSPYDYNKARVAENPLIHDLLDHLTAPSAGNAMQFALRTENMDSFIEHFRRQSIPFTGPYPGSRIRKDGTKLEWRMLFPVGEAGLKLPFLIEWSGTGNTAPDVNTVNPVSIHTVRLGVKDVQQAQKKMEGIYHLDETDVGPWELANARLELATGNGLSFWIG; this is encoded by the coding sequence ATGCTTGCATTAGACCATCTTATTGTTGGTTGCGCCAATGCAAAACAACAAAGCGGAGAATCTTCGCTGATCGCCGTGCAGGGAGGGACGCATGAGCAATGGGGAACCTATAACTATCTCGGCTACCTGAAAAATGCATGCTATGTCGAATGGCTTTCCCCCTACGATTACAACAAAGCCAGGGTTGCAGAAAATCCGTTGATTCATGATTTGCTTGACCATTTAACCGCCCCATCTGCAGGTAACGCAATGCAGTTTGCCTTGCGAACAGAAAACATGGATTCCTTTATCGAACATTTTCGTCGGCAATCCATCCCTTTCACAGGCCCGTATCCAGGCAGCAGAATCAGGAAGGACGGTACGAAATTGGAATGGCGGATGCTGTTTCCAGTAGGAGAAGCGGGGCTTAAGCTGCCATTTTTGATTGAATGGAGCGGCACAGGCAATACAGCTCCAGATGTGAATACCGTCAATCCTGTTTCCATCCACACGGTCCGACTGGGTGTCAAGGACGTGCAGCAGGCTCAGAAGAAGATGGAAGGGATTTATCATTTGGATGAAACGGATGTCGGCCCATGGGAACTGGCTAACGCCAGACTGGAATTGGCAACGGGAAATGGACTCTCCTTCTGGATCGGATGA
- a CDS encoding HlyD family efflux transporter periplasmic adaptor subunit, with the protein MLRKKAKKRIVVPAILLFIGINILLVIFDADQTVDKKSYVKQWTQVFTHDLYHTSSTEGILTPAEDTPVYFDDDQGRFLQFLVEKGEHVQTGDGLFEYQVSDYQETEAQLQQQTEQLEEEIAAIENAIAQINAYQFSESETMPSSLPSSLAPFGPDTTSNTDSAAETETDIESDSSSAEEAKYLKEQYIAEKQIELAEKQAALNNAQSQLAELAAGGDTVTIESPVAGIVTELNQSLANPLTVVSSEELIIEGTLPEGKRKMIEQGMEVRISIPDAAIQLNGTIQSLADVPEQDNEKKQSDYHFEIEFNEEPDQNNEGGITEELTGETNGQTTEEEDTVAEPEETLLAGYHADLEIITEQELDSAAVFTRQLAKDKLIPSLWVLNENGRLELRPIELGLNMDVYQGIASGASTGEWIVDSEKGYQQAGTQFVTPIKENLVPWRQIFHRNEGTFKPVSFLTGIVSR; encoded by the coding sequence ATGCTAAGGAAAAAAGCCAAAAAAAGAATCGTGGTTCCTGCAATCCTCTTGTTTATCGGCATCAATATCTTACTAGTCATTTTCGACGCCGATCAGACAGTTGACAAAAAATCCTATGTGAAACAGTGGACGCAGGTTTTCACGCATGATTTGTATCATACTTCCTCTACAGAAGGGATTCTGACACCTGCAGAAGATACCCCGGTTTACTTCGATGATGACCAAGGACGATTCCTCCAATTTCTCGTCGAAAAAGGGGAACATGTACAAACGGGAGACGGATTATTCGAGTATCAGGTAAGCGACTACCAAGAAACAGAAGCACAATTACAGCAGCAAACGGAACAACTTGAAGAGGAAATCGCTGCAATCGAAAATGCGATTGCACAAATCAATGCCTATCAATTTTCTGAATCAGAAACCATGCCGTCCTCTTTACCGAGTTCGCTTGCACCGTTTGGACCGGACACCACCAGCAATACGGATTCAGCAGCAGAAACGGAGACAGACATAGAATCTGACTCCTCTTCTGCAGAGGAAGCCAAGTATCTAAAAGAACAATACATAGCAGAAAAGCAAATCGAGCTGGCAGAAAAACAAGCGGCGTTGAACAACGCTCAATCACAGCTAGCAGAACTGGCCGCCGGAGGGGACACGGTAACGATCGAGAGTCCTGTGGCCGGAATTGTGACGGAATTAAATCAGTCCTTGGCAAATCCACTGACTGTCGTTTCGAGTGAAGAGTTGATAATTGAGGGGACACTGCCGGAAGGGAAGCGAAAAATGATCGAACAAGGAATGGAAGTAAGGATTTCGATTCCGGATGCCGCTATCCAGTTAAATGGAACCATCCAGTCCTTGGCTGACGTTCCCGAGCAAGATAATGAAAAAAAGCAAAGCGACTACCATTTTGAAATAGAGTTTAACGAAGAACCCGACCAAAACAATGAGGGTGGCATAACAGAAGAGCTAACGGGTGAAACAAACGGACAAACAACTGAAGAAGAAGATACCGTTGCCGAACCGGAAGAAACCCTGTTAGCGGGCTACCATGCAGATTTGGAAATTATAACCGAACAAGAACTCGATTCGGCTGCTGTGTTCACCCGTCAGCTGGCAAAGGACAAGTTAATTCCTTCCCTTTGGGTGTTGAACGAGAACGGAAGATTGGAGTTGCGTCCGATTGAACTTGGTCTCAACATGGATGTTTACCAGGGCATAGCCTCTGGGGCTTCGACAGGAGAATGGATCGTGGATAGCGAAAAAGGATACCAACAGGCCGGAACACAATTTGTAACACCTATTAAAGAAAATCTCGTTCCTTGGCGGCAAATTTTCCATAGAAACGAAGGCACATTCAAGCCGGTATCTTTTTTGACAGGAATTGTTTCACGCTAA